In Aminobacterium sp. MB27-C1, a single genomic region encodes these proteins:
- a CDS encoding threonine synthase produces the protein MLQCQWCQKRYSEEEKPWKCSCGGPLLLEVDQTSFPSPELLASRSHSLWRYEEALPLNKNTSPVTFGEGMTPLVLSEWEGFPIFFKLDYVCPSGSYKDRGIAYEMTKLKELGISSIIEDSSGNAGAAMAAYAARAGIHCQIFVPGYTSAGKCVQIESYGAELVRVPGSREDTTKAAEQAANDIYYASHNWSPYFVHGVKTYAFEVWEQLGYEIPDKIIVPAGQGSLVIGCYLAFQHLYEAGRIERLPQIIAVQAKKCAPLYEAFIQGKNEPVSIYKEETIAEGISSSQPVRGREVLDAIKKTEGIIMAVDDNEIEKAFYALARAGFYVEPTSAVVGAALWRLQQQEKLSRGEKTVAFLSGSGLKATDKILHLREE, from the coding sequence ATGCTTCAATGTCAATGGTGCCAAAAACGTTATAGTGAGGAAGAAAAACCTTGGAAATGTTCATGTGGTGGGCCTCTCCTTTTAGAGGTGGATCAGACATCCTTCCCTTCTCCGGAACTTCTTGCTTCTCGTTCCCATTCTTTATGGCGTTATGAAGAGGCTCTTCCCCTCAATAAGAACACAAGCCCTGTTACTTTTGGAGAAGGGATGACTCCTCTTGTCCTTTCAGAGTGGGAGGGCTTTCCCATCTTTTTTAAGCTGGATTATGTTTGCCCTTCAGGCTCATATAAAGACAGGGGAATAGCCTATGAAATGACCAAACTTAAGGAGCTTGGCATATCTTCCATTATAGAAGACTCTTCAGGGAATGCTGGAGCGGCTATGGCAGCTTATGCGGCCAGGGCAGGTATTCACTGCCAGATTTTTGTCCCTGGCTATACGTCAGCAGGGAAGTGCGTACAAATCGAAAGTTATGGTGCAGAACTTGTTCGTGTTCCAGGAAGCCGAGAAGATACGACAAAGGCAGCAGAGCAGGCGGCAAATGATATCTATTATGCCAGCCATAATTGGAGCCCCTATTTTGTTCACGGAGTAAAAACGTATGCCTTTGAAGTGTGGGAACAACTTGGCTATGAGATTCCCGACAAGATTATTGTTCCGGCAGGGCAAGGGAGCTTGGTTATAGGGTGCTATCTGGCTTTTCAGCATCTTTATGAAGCGGGAAGAATTGAGAGGCTACCCCAGATTATTGCCGTTCAGGCAAAAAAATGTGCGCCTCTTTATGAAGCGTTTATTCAGGGTAAAAACGAGCCTGTCTCTATATATAAGGAAGAAACTATTGCTGAAGGCATAAGTTCGTCACAACCTGTTCGTGGCCGAGAAGTTCTTGATGCCATAAAAAAAACAGAGGGGATTATTATGGCTGTAGACGATAATGAAATAGAGAAAGCTTTTTATGCTTTGGCTCGTGCGGGTTTTTATGTAGAACCCACAAGTGCTGTTGTTGGGGCAGCTTTGTGGAGATTACAACAACAAGAAAAACTTTCACGGGGAGAAAAAACGGTGGCTTTCCTCTCCGGTTCTGGGCTAAAGGCCACAGATAAAATTCTTCATCTGAGAGAAGAATAA
- the sdaAA gene encoding L-serine ammonia-lyase, iron-sulfur-dependent, subunit alpha — protein sequence MRSISELVAQSLNQKSSFVEVVLSQEEQETGLPVDRIRERMKSRLVDMEKSVHDALEHEWNGKIVRSDRGKLASYAQKEKNLSGQYILRASEIALAVATYNAAMGRIVAAPTAGSCGILPGLLFAHKDIFATQDKTLLDGLIVAGSIGSVIASRATLAGAEGGCQAECGAAAAMGAAALVAMHGGISEAIEQSVALTFKSVLGLVCDPVGGLVESPCIKRNGLLVSVAALAADMALAGIKSIIPADEVIDAMAQVGRALPESLRETAHGGLAITPTARRLVAEILHERW from the coding sequence ATGAGGTCTATTTCTGAACTTGTTGCCCAGAGCTTGAATCAAAAGAGCTCTTTTGTTGAAGTTGTTTTGTCGCAGGAGGAACAAGAGACAGGCCTTCCAGTCGATCGCATTCGTGAAAGGATGAAAAGCCGTCTTGTTGATATGGAAAAATCTGTTCACGATGCCCTTGAACATGAATGGAATGGCAAAATAGTTCGATCTGATCGAGGAAAATTAGCTTCGTATGCTCAGAAAGAAAAGAATCTTTCAGGCCAATATATATTGCGAGCGAGTGAGATTGCATTGGCGGTAGCAACATATAATGCAGCTATGGGGCGTATTGTTGCAGCTCCTACTGCCGGAAGCTGTGGTATTTTGCCAGGGCTTCTTTTTGCCCATAAAGATATCTTTGCCACGCAGGATAAGACACTTCTTGACGGATTGATTGTTGCCGGATCTATCGGGTCTGTTATAGCATCTAGAGCAACGTTGGCTGGAGCAGAAGGTGGATGTCAGGCTGAATGTGGAGCCGCAGCGGCTATGGGAGCTGCCGCTTTGGTTGCTATGCATGGAGGTATTTCTGAAGCTATAGAACAAAGCGTTGCTCTCACTTTTAAATCAGTGCTTGGACTTGTCTGCGATCCTGTGGGAGGCTTAGTAGAATCTCCATGTATTAAGAGAAATGGACTTCTTGTTTCGGTGGCGGCTCTTGCGGCAGATATGGCTCTAGCAGGGATAAAATCTATTATTCCTGCTGACGAAGTTATTGATGCCATGGCTCAGGTGGGACGTGCTCTGCCAGAATCTTTACGAGAGACTGCTCATGGCGGCTTAGCTATTACTCCTACTGCACGTCGTCTTGTGGCAGAAATCCTTCATGAAAGGTGGTAG
- the sdaAB gene encoding L-serine ammonia-lyase, iron-sulfur-dependent subunit beta has translation MALTDIIGPVMIGPSSSHTAGAARLSRLALACWGDDPLESVEIFLRGSFAYTSYGHGTDRALVAGLLDMAPDDIRLRDALSIAKERGFNYRFDTENIDGAHPNSARFVFTGKDGRTLEIIGASIGGGAVELQQIDGFQVSVSGELPSLITFHRDTQGVVAAVTKLFADMKINIATLSLHRKSKGGKASLVIELDLPTSPDESVREAVEKAHPSMERVLALYNQGGNIE, from the coding sequence ATGGCACTTACAGATATTATAGGCCCTGTAATGATAGGGCCTTCTTCGAGCCATACTGCAGGCGCGGCTCGTTTAAGCCGGTTGGCTTTGGCTTGCTGGGGAGACGATCCTTTAGAGAGTGTTGAAATTTTTTTAAGGGGCAGTTTTGCATACACAAGTTACGGTCATGGTACAGATAGGGCTCTTGTTGCGGGACTCCTCGACATGGCTCCTGATGATATTCGTTTGCGGGATGCTTTGTCTATTGCAAAAGAAAGAGGATTTAACTATCGTTTCGATACTGAAAATATAGATGGAGCCCATCCAAACTCAGCTCGATTTGTCTTTACAGGTAAAGACGGTCGAACTCTAGAGATTATAGGTGCGTCTATTGGAGGAGGGGCCGTAGAATTACAACAGATAGATGGCTTTCAGGTTAGTGTTTCTGGAGAGCTTCCCTCTCTCATAACGTTTCATCGTGATACTCAGGGGGTTGTAGCTGCTGTTACAAAACTTTTTGCCGATATGAAAATTAATATTGCAACATTAAGTCTCCATAGAAAATCAAAAGGTGGCAAAGCTTCTCTTGTTATCGAATTGGATTTACCGACATCTCCCGATGAGAGTGTCAGAGAAGCCGTAGAAAAGGCTCATCCATCAATGGAACGAGTCCTAGCTCTCTATAACCAGGGAGGTAACATAGAATGA
- a CDS encoding amino acid ABC transporter ATP-binding protein translates to MTRAAEPLIHVENLCKSFEDGEVLNGISIDIKEGDLVSIIGPSGCGKSTFLRCLNCLEYIDSGTITIAGVTVSRTGKEKNLNKKFLEACHLMRQEVGMVFQSFNLFPHKTVLENVMLAPMVVKKASEEEARETALRLLEKVGLSEHIHKYPATLSGGQTQRGAIARALAMNPKVMLYDEPTSALDPELVGEVLQVMKDLDAEGMTQIIVTHHMRFARNASDYIVFMDGGEIVELADGDILFESPQNKRTKDFLRHLTEDVA, encoded by the coding sequence TTGACACGTGCGGCTGAACCTTTGATTCACGTTGAAAATCTGTGCAAGAGCTTTGAGGATGGAGAAGTTTTAAATGGAATCTCCATAGATATTAAAGAGGGAGATCTGGTCTCTATCATAGGACCGTCTGGATGTGGAAAATCAACGTTCTTACGGTGTCTCAACTGTCTCGAGTACATCGACTCAGGAACCATTACCATAGCCGGCGTTACAGTAAGCCGCACAGGTAAGGAAAAAAATCTGAACAAGAAGTTTCTAGAAGCATGCCATCTCATGAGACAAGAAGTGGGAATGGTGTTTCAAAGTTTTAATCTTTTTCCTCACAAAACCGTTCTTGAAAATGTCATGCTGGCACCTATGGTTGTCAAAAAAGCCAGTGAAGAAGAAGCACGTGAAACAGCCTTAAGACTACTTGAAAAAGTAGGTCTATCTGAACACATTCACAAATATCCAGCCACTTTATCTGGCGGGCAAACACAACGTGGAGCTATTGCCCGTGCCCTTGCAATGAATCCCAAAGTCATGCTATATGATGAACCGACATCAGCTCTTGATCCTGAACTTGTAGGAGAGGTTCTTCAGGTTATGAAAGATCTTGATGCTGAAGGTATGACTCAAATTATCGTTACTCATCACATGCGTTTCGCTCGAAATGCCTCTGATTACATTGTTTTTATGGATGGTGGAGAGATTGTCGAGTTGGCTGATGGCGATATTTTATTCGAATCGCCTCAAAATAAAAGAACGAAAGATTTTCTTCGACACCTTACAGAGGATGTAGCATAA
- a CDS encoding 4Fe-4S binding protein — MKSQKVRLIVQISFLAFLTWVGYRHQLLGGGPEGVPPVDALCPFGGIEGLYAYLKTGTWLRRLAPSSLILFIGIVAITILVGRIFCSWICPLGTLGELSAKGARKLGITQRELPPSIDKPARYLKYIVLFVIIFFTWRLGTLAWRDYDPWVAWMHLSAGWGEMVEKPWAFIILFGTVIIASFWIERFWCRYLCPLGALLAIGQKLSFVKVRRNDSTCIHCHLCHKTCPVNLDPESKDVEKSAECISCGQCTDKCPVEQTLYFGIGKKKLSSFAIGITGLLLFFAIYGGARISGMWMTYAPSTVEAQINPAGGIYGWMTLKQVAETVKLSEEKVIEIAELPAEIPRDVSLKNIEGVNDEELRASLEAYFEKQMKQPAVESAAPPLNPEEIKGSMTLGDVAKMYDLEAESILKEVGWPLDASPDKPLKELAAEYQMEVSVIREAVKKLLQE; from the coding sequence ATGAAATCTCAGAAGGTCCGTCTGATTGTTCAGATAAGCTTTCTTGCCTTTCTTACGTGGGTAGGATATCGACACCAACTTCTTGGAGGCGGCCCAGAAGGCGTGCCACCAGTTGATGCATTATGTCCCTTTGGCGGCATAGAGGGCCTTTACGCCTATTTAAAAACAGGAACGTGGCTTCGACGATTAGCACCAAGCTCTCTTATTTTGTTTATTGGTATTGTAGCCATAACAATTCTCGTAGGTCGCATCTTTTGTAGTTGGATATGTCCTTTGGGAACGTTAGGAGAACTTTCTGCCAAAGGTGCGAGAAAACTGGGTATTACTCAACGGGAACTTCCTCCTTCTATCGATAAACCTGCACGGTATTTAAAATATATTGTTCTTTTCGTTATTATCTTCTTTACATGGCGTCTTGGTACTCTTGCTTGGCGAGATTACGATCCATGGGTTGCCTGGATGCATTTAAGTGCCGGTTGGGGGGAAATGGTAGAAAAACCGTGGGCATTTATCATTCTCTTTGGCACAGTTATTATTGCCAGTTTCTGGATTGAACGGTTTTGGTGTCGTTATCTTTGTCCATTAGGAGCACTTCTCGCTATCGGACAAAAATTAAGTTTCGTCAAAGTTCGAAGAAACGACTCTACGTGTATTCATTGCCATTTGTGTCATAAGACATGTCCTGTGAATCTTGATCCAGAATCTAAGGACGTTGAAAAGAGCGCAGAATGCATTTCGTGTGGACAATGTACCGACAAATGCCCTGTAGAGCAGACTCTCTATTTTGGAATCGGAAAGAAAAAGCTCTCCTCTTTCGCAATAGGAATAACAGGATTACTTCTATTTTTTGCTATTTATGGAGGTGCCCGCATTTCTGGAATGTGGATGACATACGCACCCTCCACAGTTGAAGCACAAATCAATCCCGCCGGAGGTATCTACGGCTGGATGACACTCAAACAAGTAGCAGAGACAGTAAAACTCTCTGAAGAAAAGGTCATAGAAATAGCGGAACTCCCGGCAGAGATTCCCCGAGATGTTTCATTGAAAAACATTGAAGGAGTGAACGATGAAGAACTTCGTGCATCTCTTGAAGCATATTTCGAAAAACAAATGAAACAACCTGCTGTAGAGTCAGCTGCTCCTCCCCTAAATCCAGAAGAAATAAAGGGATCTATGACATTGGGTGATGTGGCAAAAATGTATGATCTTGAAGCTGAAAGCATTTTAAAAGAAGTAGGCTGGCCTCTTGATGCTTCCCCAGATAAACCGCTCAAGGAATTAGCAGCCGAATATCAGATGGAGGTAAGTGTTATTAGGGAAGCCGTAAAAAAACTTTTGCAGGAATAG
- a CDS encoding PLP-dependent aminotransferase family protein, with protein MNKCVFAERMKNFQASDIAAILKVTADPEIISFAGGLPAPELFPIEELKEVVAQVLEKDGTKALQYSTTEGYAPLREKIASRMNRKYQTRLESGNIMITTGSQQSLDLLGKMLIDDGDVVLCESPTYLGALSAFNGYNPRYVEVETDDYGMVPEALEEALTREKRAKAIYVIPDFQNPTGKTWTVEGRKAFMDVISRYDIVVIEDNPYGELRFKGEVPPSLKSFDKEGKVVLLGTFSKIFCPGMRIAWLCADGDIYEKFAYLKQAADLHSPTLSQYEINAYIDMYDLDAHVARLIDVYKKRCNVMIETMKVEFPSSVSFTIPEGGLFTWAILPETLSARDLLMTCLEKKVAFVPGGAFFPNGGHENTLRLNYSNMPPERIIRGIQLLGEAIKEHLR; from the coding sequence ATGAACAAATGTGTCTTTGCAGAGCGAATGAAAAATTTCCAGGCATCGGATATTGCTGCCATTCTTAAAGTGACGGCTGATCCTGAAATTATTTCTTTTGCTGGTGGCCTTCCGGCTCCTGAACTATTTCCGATAGAAGAGTTGAAAGAGGTTGTTGCCCAGGTTCTCGAGAAGGATGGAACAAAAGCCTTGCAGTACTCGACAACAGAAGGATACGCCCCTCTGCGGGAAAAGATTGCGAGCCGGATGAACCGGAAATATCAGACTCGTTTGGAGAGTGGCAATATTATGATTACCACCGGGTCACAACAATCTCTTGATCTTTTAGGTAAAATGCTTATTGATGATGGAGATGTTGTGTTGTGTGAGAGTCCCACATATCTCGGTGCTCTCAGTGCTTTTAACGGATATAATCCACGTTATGTCGAAGTCGAAACAGATGATTATGGCATGGTTCCTGAAGCCCTTGAAGAAGCTTTGACGAGAGAAAAAAGAGCGAAGGCAATCTATGTTATTCCTGATTTTCAGAATCCAACAGGCAAAACATGGACCGTTGAGGGAAGAAAGGCTTTCATGGATGTTATAAGCCGTTATGATATTGTTGTTATTGAAGATAACCCTTATGGAGAACTTCGATTCAAGGGAGAGGTCCCTCCATCTCTCAAGTCTTTTGATAAAGAGGGCAAAGTTGTTTTGCTTGGAACATTTTCAAAGATTTTTTGCCCCGGGATGAGAATTGCATGGCTTTGCGCTGATGGGGATATCTATGAAAAATTTGCGTATCTTAAACAGGCAGCAGATCTTCATTCCCCAACATTGAGCCAGTATGAAATTAACGCCTATATAGATATGTATGATCTTGATGCTCATGTAGCTCGTCTTATTGATGTGTATAAAAAACGATGTAACGTTATGATAGAAACAATGAAGGTGGAATTCCCTTCTTCCGTTTCATTTACAATTCCCGAAGGGGGACTTTTCACTTGGGCCATTTTGCCAGAGACGCTTAGTGCCAGAGATTTACTTATGACATGTCTCGAGAAAAAAGTTGCCTTTGTGCCAGGCGGTGCTTTCTTCCCTAACGGGGGACACGAAAATACGTTACGCCTGAATTATTCCAATATGCCACCCGAGAGAATTATACGAGGTATTCAACTTCTCGGAGAGGCGATAAAAGAACATCTTCGATAA
- a CDS encoding nucleoside deaminase — MEKEKIFWRMLNVIEDDIVPQTRLAVSHGHKIFGAAILLRSDLSLVVAGTNHEGWNPLWHGEVYTIKKFFELPSHPDPEDCLFLSTHEPCSMCLSSIAWSGFPEIYFLFEYEETRDAFHIPYDIQILNEVFNCPHPSRSNSFFKSFALKEIASAMGESELAMARLEKLDRIYKELSDIYQAGEKKMVLK; from the coding sequence ATGGAAAAAGAAAAGATATTTTGGAGAATGCTCAATGTCATTGAAGATGATATTGTTCCTCAGACTCGTTTGGCAGTCAGCCATGGTCATAAAATTTTTGGTGCGGCCATTTTACTTCGCTCAGATCTTTCTCTCGTAGTAGCAGGAACAAACCACGAAGGATGGAATCCATTATGGCACGGTGAAGTCTACACAATAAAAAAATTTTTTGAACTTCCCTCTCATCCAGATCCTGAAGATTGTCTCTTTCTTTCCACTCACGAGCCATGTTCAATGTGCCTGTCTTCTATCGCCTGGTCTGGTTTCCCAGAAATATATTTTCTTTTCGAGTATGAAGAGACACGAGATGCCTTCCATATCCCTTATGATATTCAAATTCTTAATGAAGTTTTTAATTGTCCCCATCCCAGTCGAAGTAACAGCTTTTTTAAAAGTTTTGCCTTGAAAGAAATAGCATCAGCTATGGGTGAATCTGAGTTGGCAATGGCGAGACTTGAAAAATTAGATCGCATATATAAGGAATTGTCTGATATTTATCAGGCTGGGGAGAAAAAGATGGTTCTGAAATAA
- a CDS encoding ABC transporter substrate-binding protein/permease, whose product MKHITRVFFSLFLLVVILASPLKASEKPLLRWGGDTEGGVPYMFYDPFNMDRLIGYEVEIMDAIADYLGMKAEFVQNGWDNLIPGLERHLYDVTIDGLEITPEHKEVVNFSIPYYSTFLQLAVRKGTKNIETLEDCKGKVVGTLKQSYAYFTLVEAGIQDIRTYEDEINAFNDLENGRLDATLFDDPIAVYYAGFNPEIVFVGSPVGRMDYGIAVRKEDKELLSKINEAIVYLRDSGKLREIYDRWNLWSPMMAEMFQDFSPRNVEASMFNYWAEHQKPEITWEKRINRYTSFLPILGKAALVTIKVSIAAMVLAILLGLILAMTKIFGPTFFSRIAIAYIEAIRGTPVLIQLFFIFYGLPNIGIKLSPFVAGVLGLGLNYAAYEAENYRAGLLSVPRQQMEGALALGMTRWQALKHVVLPQAVRVALPPVTNDFISLLKDSSLVSVITMVDLTKAYGQLATTYYDYFGTGIIVAVIYFLLGLPFVRLARWTEKKMAVAVKGGKTQKNSNSFVGKKPGSY is encoded by the coding sequence ATGAAGCATATTACGCGTGTTTTCTTTTCTCTTTTTCTTTTAGTTGTGATATTGGCATCTCCTTTAAAGGCTTCTGAAAAGCCTTTATTACGCTGGGGAGGAGACACTGAGGGCGGCGTTCCTTACATGTTCTACGATCCATTTAATATGGATCGCCTTATTGGATATGAAGTAGAAATTATGGATGCCATTGCCGATTATCTGGGGATGAAAGCTGAATTTGTTCAAAACGGCTGGGATAATCTCATCCCCGGGCTAGAAAGGCATCTATATGATGTAACCATAGATGGTCTTGAAATTACACCGGAACATAAAGAAGTCGTAAACTTTTCTATTCCGTATTACTCTACGTTCCTGCAGCTTGCTGTTCGAAAGGGAACAAAAAACATAGAAACTCTGGAAGACTGCAAAGGTAAAGTTGTAGGAACACTGAAACAATCATATGCCTATTTCACTCTCGTTGAAGCTGGCATTCAAGACATTCGAACATACGAAGACGAGATCAATGCTTTTAATGACCTCGAAAACGGACGATTGGACGCCACACTTTTTGACGATCCTATCGCCGTATACTATGCCGGTTTTAATCCGGAGATTGTCTTTGTCGGATCTCCTGTCGGTCGCATGGACTACGGCATTGCCGTTCGCAAAGAAGATAAGGAACTACTCTCTAAAATCAATGAAGCTATTGTCTACCTTCGAGATAGCGGAAAATTAAGAGAGATTTATGACCGCTGGAATCTCTGGAGTCCGATGATGGCTGAAATGTTTCAAGATTTTTCGCCACGAAATGTTGAAGCCTCTATGTTTAATTACTGGGCAGAGCATCAAAAACCGGAAATTACATGGGAAAAGCGTATAAACAGATATACGAGTTTTCTCCCCATTCTAGGAAAAGCAGCGCTGGTTACTATTAAGGTTTCTATTGCAGCTATGGTTTTGGCTATTTTACTTGGGCTGATCTTAGCCATGACTAAGATTTTTGGCCCTACGTTCTTTTCTCGTATTGCCATTGCCTATATAGAAGCCATTCGAGGAACACCTGTTTTAATACAGCTCTTTTTCATTTTCTACGGACTTCCTAATATTGGGATTAAGTTAAGTCCATTTGTTGCAGGCGTTCTCGGCCTTGGTCTTAACTATGCAGCCTATGAAGCTGAAAACTACCGGGCAGGGTTACTTTCTGTTCCCCGTCAACAAATGGAAGGAGCACTTGCCCTCGGGATGACACGTTGGCAAGCATTAAAACATGTTGTTTTACCACAGGCAGTAAGGGTTGCCCTGCCTCCAGTAACCAACGACTTTATTTCTCTTTTAAAAGATTCTTCCTTGGTTTCGGTTATTACCATGGTTGATCTCACAAAAGCCTACGGCCAGCTTGCTACAACTTATTATGACTATTTCGGAACGGGAATTATTGTCGCTGTTATATACTTTTTACTCGGCTTGCCCTTTGTTCGGCTCGCCCGGTGGACAGAGAAGAAAATGGCTGTTGCTGTAAAGGGTGGAAAAACACAGAAAAATTCCAACTCCTTTGTTGGGAAAAAACCAGGAAGCTACTAA
- the thrC gene encoding threonine synthase, producing the protein MSEKKFICTACGTSFPIRKNISRCPKCHEPLEVEEFFSTEICAEETSDIFKRYKNFFPFKSCSDTFSLGEGMTPLLSSPSLSKKLGVHNVFLKNETVNPTWSFKDRGTASALRHAVELGFHRIGTVSTGNMAASVAAFGARANLETTILVKEDLPIEKLNPIAIYNARVVKVYGDYSLLYEESLRLGEKYGIYFMNSDVPFRVEGSKTIAFEICEQTKFNVPDVVIVPTSAGGNIRGIEKGFREFYKSGLIPHMPLIVAAQAEGCAPIVEAYKKNANSIERFPSPHTIAHAIENPFPPSGNQVLRVLSRQKGVAVAVPEKEILQAQRELAGTGLFVQPASAVSLAAIPILIERGIVTSNQQVACILTGSGLKYTAAFEAHKLTSEDVNIDSLEDCVRV; encoded by the coding sequence ATGTCTGAAAAAAAATTTATATGCACAGCTTGTGGAACATCTTTCCCCATTCGAAAAAATATTTCCAGATGCCCTAAGTGTCATGAACCTCTTGAAGTTGAAGAGTTTTTTTCAACAGAAATTTGTGCTGAAGAAACGTCGGATATTTTTAAGCGGTACAAGAATTTTTTCCCATTCAAATCTTGCAGTGATACTTTTTCTTTAGGAGAAGGAATGACACCTCTTCTTTCATCACCATCTTTATCCAAAAAATTAGGAGTGCATAACGTCTTTTTAAAGAACGAAACAGTTAACCCAACATGGTCTTTTAAAGACCGCGGAACTGCATCGGCACTAAGACATGCTGTGGAATTAGGATTCCATCGTATTGGAACAGTATCTACGGGAAATATGGCTGCCTCAGTAGCTGCATTTGGTGCAAGAGCGAATCTCGAAACAACCATTTTAGTGAAAGAAGATCTTCCTATTGAGAAACTCAACCCTATAGCTATATATAATGCACGAGTCGTTAAGGTTTATGGTGATTATAGCCTACTTTACGAAGAGAGCCTTCGCTTGGGAGAAAAATACGGCATTTATTTTATGAATTCAGATGTCCCTTTCAGAGTGGAAGGATCTAAAACTATAGCCTTTGAGATCTGTGAACAAACAAAATTTAATGTACCCGATGTGGTTATTGTCCCTACAAGCGCGGGAGGAAATATACGGGGTATCGAAAAGGGTTTTAGAGAATTTTACAAGTCAGGTCTTATTCCCCACATGCCTCTTATTGTTGCGGCGCAGGCGGAAGGATGCGCCCCTATTGTTGAAGCGTATAAAAAAAACGCTAACAGCATAGAGAGGTTTCCCAGTCCCCATACAATTGCCCACGCTATTGAAAATCCTTTTCCACCCAGTGGAAATCAGGTTTTGCGAGTTTTATCCAGACAAAAAGGTGTCGCTGTGGCAGTTCCTGAGAAGGAGATTCTTCAAGCCCAGCGGGAATTGGCTGGAACGGGACTCTTCGTACAGCCCGCTTCTGCTGTCTCTTTAGCGGCAATACCTATTTTGATAGAACGTGGAATTGTTACATCCAACCAACAGGTGGCTTGTATTTTGACGGGGAGTGGATTGAAATATACGGCTGCTTTTGAGGCTCATAAGCTTACATCTGAGGATGTAAACATAGATTCTTTGGAAGACTGTGTTCGCGTATAG
- a CDS encoding mechanosensitive ion channel family protein, producing the protein MDRYDQDSAEWREDLIRFFLKPSFFMTLILLVLVFFPIVGVNVPKSLFQFVMSAFRIAFVATCGWFLIRGVYLLEKVFTKHFNLDSSDNLRARKIQTQFLVFKRLLIILVFIVAFCFVLMGFENFRRIGSALLASVGIAGVIIGLAAQKTVGTLFAGIHLAISQPIRMDDVLIVEGEWGRVEEITFTYVVLKIWDSRRLILPTTYFLEKPFQNWTRTSADLLAYVYIYADYTLSIDQMRKVLTDILEQSEWWDHRVNVLQVVDCTEKTMQLRALMSASNSSDAWELRCEVREQLLVWMQNNVPEALPRFRIESFLEKEEGAAL; encoded by the coding sequence ATGGATCGTTATGATCAAGATTCCGCAGAGTGGCGTGAAGATCTGATTCGATTCTTTCTTAAACCTTCTTTTTTCATGACGTTGATTCTTCTTGTTCTTGTTTTTTTCCCGATCGTTGGAGTAAATGTTCCCAAATCGTTGTTCCAATTTGTAATGAGCGCTTTCAGAATAGCTTTCGTTGCAACATGCGGCTGGTTTTTAATCCGTGGTGTTTATCTTTTGGAGAAAGTATTCACGAAGCATTTTAACCTTGATTCTTCTGATAATCTAAGAGCCCGTAAAATTCAGACGCAATTTCTTGTCTTTAAACGTCTCTTAATCATCCTTGTTTTTATTGTTGCTTTTTGTTTTGTCCTGATGGGTTTTGAAAACTTTAGACGAATTGGATCAGCTCTTCTTGCATCTGTTGGAATAGCAGGAGTGATTATCGGTTTAGCTGCCCAAAAAACGGTGGGAACTCTTTTTGCGGGAATACATCTTGCCATATCACAACCTATTCGCATGGATGACGTCTTAATTGTTGAGGGGGAATGGGGACGCGTTGAAGAAATTACATTTACATATGTTGTGCTTAAAATATGGGATTCGCGACGTCTTATTCTTCCCACAACGTATTTTCTCGAAAAGCCATTTCAGAATTGGACACGCACATCAGCCGATCTTCTTGCCTACGTGTATATCTATGCAGATTACACTTTAAGCATTGACCAGATGCGAAAAGTTTTAACTGACATTCTTGAACAGTCCGAATGGTGGGATCATCGTGTAAACGTTTTACAAGTTGTCGATTGCACAGAAAAGACAATGCAGCTTCGTGCACTGATGAGCGCTTCAAATTCTTCAGATGCGTGGGAGTTGCGATGTGAAGTTCGGGAGCAGCTTCTTGTGTGGATGCAAAACAATGTTCCGGAGGCATTGCCTCGCTTTAGAATAGAATCTTTTCTTGAAAAAGAAGAGGGAGCCGCTCTTTAA